From Homalodisca vitripennis isolate AUS2020 chromosome 1, UT_GWSS_2.1, whole genome shotgun sequence, the proteins below share one genomic window:
- the LOC124357789 gene encoding uncharacterized protein LOC124357789 produces the protein MSEIRHRDRILEAIDQLRKRKARPDVNRICSFMFRRFAVNCMETKLDLQKLIDAEIVIKVDYKGSTSYRNASKWAMLPSYKYKREIDTSSLISSAVAELIVLEPDYLDIGVPDYELEDHMAQKDSKRFSKKNLQNILKREVEIGTLVKLENGNYFLGEHSSSPMNASSTMDRPSASQVGSPGKQSKPNNLTARPTSRQKKIKLISKQNDSNSNDSDKMKPDDQSNTSESANVGFRVGGRQKRARIVFDPSDNNLPTRVNKKRGPGRPLGSLNKSTTANNTSTSSPAISPPTSKTPTITPASPTPKSSVTTGTQVKSFNKTYDISNTPVNPSLCFICRSYGIRVKGVPERLISCSDCITRVHPSCLENSNDGPKRDGTWQCTSCKFCEKCDENYALGAKPLAICVVCRDGYHYQCHTPAVPERARSKLTPWHCFRCLPQEPPPPVIKDEPPVKEKSEPPAPQKKETVTSPPPPAPEAKPRDVPANCLQDPFEDIPIDETIPDAKHWTTNQVYQYFSTHFKPDLAQVFKDQDIDGQSLLLMKRMDILTSLSLKLGPALKVYGHVRKLQTRKSHPKILWS, from the exons ATGAGTGAGATTCGTCACCGAGATCGCATTTTAGAAGCGATAGATCAGTTGCGCAAAAGGAAAGCGCGCCCTGACGTAAATAGAATATGCAGTTTTATGTTCCGCCGGTTTGCCGTTAACTGTATGGAAACTAAATTGGATCTCCAAAAACTCATCGATGCTGAAATTGTGATTAAAGTTGATTACAAAGGTAGTACAAGTTATCGTAATGCATCTAAGTGGGCCATGTTACCTTCTTACAAGTATAAAAGGGAAATTGATACTAGTAGCTTGATTAGTAGTGCTGTGGCAGAACTAATAGTATTGGAGCCAGATTATTTAGACATAGGTGTGCCTGATTATGAATTAGAAGACCATATGGCTCAGAAAGATAGCAAAAGATTCTCAaagaaaaacttacaaaatatattgaaaagagaAGTAGAAATTGGCACTTTGGTCAAATTAGAGAACGGAAATTATTTCCTGGGCGAGCACTCGTCGTCGCCAATGAATGCTAGTTCAACAATGGACCGTCCATCTGCATCGCAAGTTGGTAGCCCTGGGAAACAATCTAAGCCTAATAATCTGACTGCGAGACCTACATcacgtcaaaagaaaattaaattgatatctAAACAAAACGACAGCAATTCTAATGATAGTGATAAAATGAAGCCAGACGATCAATCAAACACGAGTGAATCAGCAAACGTTGGGTTTAGAGTTGGAGGACGACAAAAg AGGGCAAGGATTGTCTTCGACCCGTCGGACAACAATTTACCAACTCGTGTAAATAAAAAGCGAGGTCCAGGAAGGCCCCTAGGATCTTTGAACAAAAGCACTACTGCCAACAACACAAGCACGTCATCTCCTGCCATTTCACCACCCACCAGCAAAACCCCCACTATTACACCGGCCTCCCCCACTCCCAAGTCCAGCGTTACCACCGGAACACAAGTGAAGTCCTTCAACAAAACCTATGACATCAGCAACACGCCCGTCAACCCAAGTCTGTGCTTCATCTGCCGCTCTTATGGCATCAGAGTCAAAGGTGTTCCTGAAAGACTGATTTCCTGTTCTGACTGCATTACTAGag tTCACCCAAGTTGTCTCGAGAACAGCAACGATGGACCAAAACGAGATGGAACATGGCAGTGTACTtcttgtaaattttgtgaaaaatgtgaTGAAAACTACGCACTG GGAGCCAAGCCGCTGGCTATATGTGTCGTCTGCAGAGACGGCTACCACTACCAGTGCCACACTCCTGCCGTGCCAGAGCGTGCCAGGTCCAAACTGACCCCTTGGCACTGTTTCCGATGTCTTCCACAAGAGCCTCCTCCACCTGTCATCAAAG ATGAACCTCCTGTGAAGGAGAAAAGTGAACCGCCAGCACCACAGAAGAAGGAAACTGTGACATCACCTCCCCCTCCCGCCCCTGAAGCTAAACCTCGTGACGTCCCGGCCAACTGTCTTCAAGACCCTTTTGAGGACATCCCTATTGATGAAACCATCCCTGATGCTAAACACTGGACAACAAACCAAGTTTACCAATATTTCTCAACACATTTCAAACCAGACCTAGCTCAGGTGTTCAAGGACCAG GATATCGATGGACAGTCACTGCTGTTGATGAAGCGGATGGACATCCTGACGAGTCTGAGTCTCAAGTTAGGTCCTGCCCTCAAGGTGTACGGCCACGTGAGGAAGCTGCAAACGCGCAAGAGTCACCCCAAGATACTCTGGTCCTAG